A window of the Arachis duranensis cultivar V14167 chromosome 5, aradu.V14167.gnm2.J7QH, whole genome shotgun sequence genome harbors these coding sequences:
- the LOC107491328 gene encoding uncharacterized protein LOC107491328 — protein MAKVPLLILVFSLSLNFTLLGLVLGQDDPWKSVLDQASKSGLSQDKVNDALSGVSANKGSWDTLGDGDLGDWVQQISDLGTGMGSTSTASPPSDSTTLDIDDDVDDTFKIKPSASNAPQKAPTSAPVSAGRTSPTAAPKLSPTKAPEWAPSQSPGASPPTA, from the exons ATGGCGAAGGTACCATTATTGATTTTGGTATTCTCATTGTCATTGAATTTTACATTGTTAGGTTTAGTTTTAGGACAGGATGATCCATGGAAGAGTGTATTAGACCAAGCAAGCAAGTCTGGTCTATCTCAAGACAAAGTTAATGACGCTCTTAGTGGTGTATCTGCAAATAAGGGTTCTTGGGATACATTAGGTGATGGAGATTTGGGGGATTGGGTTCAACAAAtcag TGATTTAGGAACTGGGATGGGAAGTACTTCAACAGCATCTCCACCTAGTGATTCTACAACATTAGATATTGATGACGATGTTGATGacacatttaaaattaaacCCTCAGCTTCAAATGCACCTCAAAAAGCACCAACAAGTGCACCTGTATCTGCAGGGAGAACATCACCAACAGCTGCACCAAAATTGTCACCAACAAAGGCACCTGAATGGGCACCATCGCAATCTCCCGGTGCATCACCTCCCACAGCTTAA
- the LOC107491327 gene encoding protein arginine N-methyltransferase PRMT10 — protein sequence MGTSANAAAGGRGNPVDKGVDYAQYFCTYAFLYHQKEMLSDRVRMDAYFNAIFENKHHFNGKTVLDVGTGSGILAIWSAQAGARKVYAVEATKMSEHARSLVRANNLQNIVEVIEGSMEEITLPEKVDVIISEWMGYFLLRESMFDSVICARDRWLKPTGVMYPSHARMWMAPIRTGIGDHKMGDYQSAMDDWHNFVDETKTYYGVDMSTLTKPFSEEQRKYYLQTSLWSNLHPHQVIGTAAIIKEIDCLTATVNDIEKVRSKFSLSITMDNMLCGFGGWFDVHFRGRGEDPAEQEIELTTAPSVDCGTHWGQQVFLLHPPTHVNEGDNLTISFLMSRSKENHRLMEVELGCEIQQHSGKLLAPSKHKYYIE from the exons ATGGGGACCTCAGCGAACGCCGCCGCTGGTGGCCGTGGAAATCCTGTCGACAAGGGCGTTGACTATGCGCAGTACTTCTGCACCTACGCTTTCCTCTACCACCAGAAGGAGATGCTCTCCGATCGGGTTCGCATGGACGCTTACTTCAATGCCATCTTCGAGAACAAGCATCACTTTAATGGGAAG ACTGTTTTGGATGTGGGAACTGGAAGTGGCATTCTTGCTATATGGTCAGCACAAGCAGGTGCAAGGAAGGTATATGCAGTGGAAGCTACAAAGATGTCTGAACATGCGCGTTCTCTTGTTAGAGCAAATAATCTCCAGAATATAGTTGAAGTCATTGAGGGCTCAATGGAGGAAATTACACTGCCAGAGAAAG TTGATGTTATCATCTCTGAATGGATGGGTTACTTCCTCCTGCGCGAATCCATGTTTGATTCAGTTATATGTGCTCGTGACCGCTGGCTCAAACCAACAGGAGTTAT GTATCCTAGCCATGCTCGCATGTGGATGGCACCTATCAGGACTGGGATAGGAGATCATAAAATGGGTGACTACCAGTCAGCTATGGATGATTGGCACAATTTTGTTGATGAAACAAAGACCTACTATGGTGTTGACATGAGTACTCTAACAAAGCCCTTTTCTGAGGAGCAGAGGAAATACTATCTACAG ACATCACTATGGAGCAATCTTCATCCACATCAAGTGATAGGAACTGCTGctataataaaagaaattgattgTTTAACTGCCACGGTGAATGATATAGAAAAAGTCAGGTCAAAATTCTCGTTGTCAATAACTATGGATAACATGTTGTGTGGGTTTGGAGGGTGGTTTGATGTACATTTTCGG GGAAGAGGTGAGGATCCAGCAGAGCAGGAGATCGAGTTAACTACAGCTCCTAGTGTAGATTGTGGTACACATTGGGGCCAACAG GTGTTCCTGTTGCATCCACCCACACATGTGAATGAAGGTGATAATTTAACCATTTCTTTCCTAATGAGTCGCTCAAAGGAAAACCATCGTCTTATGGAGGTTGAACTTGGGTGTGAAATTCAACAACATTCTGGGAAGCTTCTTGCTCCTTCCAAACATAAGTACTATATTGAATAA